Within the Salinimonas marina genome, the region TCCCGGACACGCCGACTTTGGTGGTGAAGTAGAGCGGGTAATGTCAATGGCCGACTCTGTGCTGCTGCTGGTTGATGCTCAGGAAGGTCCTATGCCGCAAACTCGCTTTGTAACTCAAAAAGCGTTTGCCCAGGGCTTGAAGCCAATTGTAGTGGTAAATAAAATCGACAAGCCAGGCGCTCGTCCTGACTGGGTAATCGATCAGGTTTTTGACCTATTTGACAACCTGGGTGCTACTGATGAACAACTGGACTTCCAGATTGTGTACGCCTCAGCACTAAACGGCTGGGCCGCGATGGATTCAGACACTACCGGCACCGATATGACGCCGTTGTTCCAAACCATCGTAGACCAGGTAGATGCGCCGAATACAGACCCTGAAGGTCCGTTCCAGATGCAGATCTCACAGCTGGATTACAACTCTTATGTTGGCGTCATCGGTGTAGGTCGTATCGCGCGTGGTAAAGTAAAAACCGGTCAGCAGGTTACTATTGTCAATGCCGATGGCGACAAACGTAATGGAAAGGTGGGCCAGGTTCTAACCTATCTGGGTCTGCAGCGTCAGGAAGCAGAAATTGCAAATGCCGGTGATATTATTGCCATCACCGGGCTGGGCGAGCTGAAAATCTCTGACACCATCTGTGATGTTAATGCGGTTGAAGCAATGCCCGCGTTAACAGTGGATGAGCCTACCGTGACCATGACCTTCCAGGTAAACACCTCACCGTTTTCTGGTCGTGAAGGAAAATATGTAACTTCACGTAATATCTTTGACCGTTTACAGGATGAGTTGGTACACAACGTAGCCCTGCGTGTTGAAGAAACCGAAAACCCTGATAAGTTCCGGGTTTCAGGTCGTGGTGAACTGCACCTGGGTATCTTGATTGAAAACATGCGTCGTGAAGGTTACGAGCTGGCGGTTTCGCGTCCTGAAGTTATCATCAAAGAAGATGAAGATGGCAACTTGCTGGAACCTTTCGAAACCCTGACGGTAGATTGTCAGGAAGAAGACCAGGGTTCTATCATGGAACAACTGGGTTATCGTAAAGCTGAACTGACAGATATGTCGCCGGATGGCAAAGGCCGTGTTCGCATGGACTTTATGATCCCAAGTCGTGGCCTGATTGGCTTCCAGACCGAGTTCTTAACTCTGACCTCAGGGTCTGGTCTGCTGTACCATACATTTGACCATTACGGTTTGCACAAAGGCGGCAAAATTGGTCAGCGTAAAAATGGTGTATTGATTGCTAATGCGGCCGGTAAAGCGCTGACTAACGCATTGTTTAACCTGCAAGAGCGTGGCCGTATGTTTATCGGTCATGGTGTTGAGGTTTACGAAGGCATGGTTATTGGTATTCATAGCCGTGACAACGACTTAACAGTTAATGCCCTTAAAGGTAAGCAGCTGACCAACGTGCGTGCTTCAGGTACTGATGAAGCGCAGAGCCTGGTGCCGCCGATTGTTATGACGCTGGAACAGGCACTGGAATTTATCGATGATGATGAGCTGGTGGAAGTGACGCCGAAAAGCATCCGTATTCGTAAGCGGTTCTTAACCGAAAACGAACGTAAGCGTAATTCACGTGAGAAAAAGGGCTAAATAACGCACTTTTCCAACGAGTTTGAAAACGCCGCTTTTGCGGCGTTTTTTTATGCCTGAAATTAGGGTGGTATTGTAGGCGTACAACTTTAGAACAATTGTTAGATTTGCAGGATGAGGTTATGCTAGGGGAAATAAAAAGCATTTTGGTGCAGGTATGGGATCTTGCTCAATTGTGGTAGTGGATGATGATGCCATTACACAGGAATTAATTGCTGTGACATTGGAGGACCGTTTAGGTGCCCAGGTGCATAGCTTTACACAGAGTAAAGTTGCCAGAGATTTTCTGATGCGTCAGGATGACACTTCACTTTCCCTTATTATCAGCGATCAGATGATGCCTGACTATGACGGCATTTCACTGCTAAAAATGTGCCGAAAGCAGGGCATGCAGTTACCCTTTTTGTTGCTGACCGCAGATGCTACCCG harbors:
- the typA gene encoding translational GTPase TypA, which translates into the protein MNTYDISKLRNIAIIAHVDHGKTTLVDKLLQQSGTLESRGEAEERIMDSNDIEKERGITILAKNTAINWQDYHINIVDTPGHADFGGEVERVMSMADSVLLLVDAQEGPMPQTRFVTQKAFAQGLKPIVVVNKIDKPGARPDWVIDQVFDLFDNLGATDEQLDFQIVYASALNGWAAMDSDTTGTDMTPLFQTIVDQVDAPNTDPEGPFQMQISQLDYNSYVGVIGVGRIARGKVKTGQQVTIVNADGDKRNGKVGQVLTYLGLQRQEAEIANAGDIIAITGLGELKISDTICDVNAVEAMPALTVDEPTVTMTFQVNTSPFSGREGKYVTSRNIFDRLQDELVHNVALRVEETENPDKFRVSGRGELHLGILIENMRREGYELAVSRPEVIIKEDEDGNLLEPFETLTVDCQEEDQGSIMEQLGYRKAELTDMSPDGKGRVRMDFMIPSRGLIGFQTEFLTLTSGSGLLYHTFDHYGLHKGGKIGQRKNGVLIANAAGKALTNALFNLQERGRMFIGHGVEVYEGMVIGIHSRDNDLTVNALKGKQLTNVRASGTDEAQSLVPPIVMTLEQALEFIDDDELVEVTPKSIRIRKRFLTENERKRNSREKKG
- a CDS encoding response regulator; translation: MGSCSIVVVDDDAITQELIAVTLEDRLGAQVHSFTQSKVARDFLMRQDDTSLSLIISDQMMPDYDGISLLKMCRKQGMQLPFLLLTADATRETVLEARRSGATQFVAKPFKVDDLIAKVNEILAG